In Erigeron canadensis isolate Cc75 chromosome 7, C_canadensis_v1, whole genome shotgun sequence, one DNA window encodes the following:
- the LOC122607201 gene encoding probable folate-biopterin transporter 4, with translation MIGWMKQLGIAFGASFIWLVCLIYFTQGFRSFVWTAVSYQLKDRLKLSPSASQFVTSIAFFPWSIKPIYGILSDCIPIKGRKRMPYLVIATLLSLFPWVILGLQETIRNSRGQLMIFLLIQNLGSAMADVVIDAMIAEAARLEKAKFAGDLQSASWMAMALGGICGSLLGGYALSNVHMENIFLLFAVLPMVQLLSCAFVKETPVHSKSSPKFSNSNDSEELNGSMGDENKSSIQVHKTKSVRRKKSFKQKKKGKINGSNDLMPVKEGSFSSQLLQSLKMAGYTLFKAFRQPIILRPMAWFFLAQVTMPNLSTVMFYYQTEVLNLEASFLGTARVIGWIGLMLGTFVYNRFLKKMKLRRILMLAHVALSLLTLLDIVLVSRLNVSLGISDQTMVLFGSALSDAINQFKFMPFLILSGHLCPPGIEGTLFALFMSINNLGATVGAFFGAGLASVLNISSGSFDNLTSGIAIQVICTFLPVGFLFLIPKDATGISA, from the exons GgttttagatcatttgtatgGACAGCGGTTTCTTATCAGCTGAAAGACAGGCTAAAATTGTCGCCCTCTGCTTCTCAGTTTGTGACTTCAATAGCATTTTTTCCATGGAGCATAAAACCAATATACGG GATCTTGTCAGATTGTATACCGAtcaaaggaagaaaaaggatgCCTTATTTAGTCATTGCAACgcttctctctctctttccaTGGGTGATTCTTGGCCTGCAGGAGACCATAAGAAATTCAAGAGGTCAACTCATGATCTTTTTGTTAATTCAGAATCTTGGTTCTGCAATGGCAGATGTTGTCATTGATGCAATGATTGCTGAAGCAGCAAGACTTGAAAA GGCTAAATTTGCTGGTGACCTACAGTCAGCATCATGGATGGCAATGGCTCTTGGGGGAATCTGTGGAAGTTTATTAGGTGGATATGCACTAAGTAACGTTCATATGGAAAATATTTTTCTGCTATTTGCTGTTTTGCCAATGGTGCAACTACTTTCGTGTGCTTTTGTAAAGGAGACTCCTGTACATAGCAAGTCCTCACCCAAGTTTTCCAACTCGAATGACTCTGAAGAACTGAATGGCAGCATGGGAGATGAAAATAAATCCTCGATTCAAGTACATAAGACCAAGTCAGTGAGGAGAAAGAAGAGTTTTAAACAGAAAAAGAAGGGAAAGATCAATGGTAGTAATGATCTGATGCCTGTAAAAGAGGGATCTTTCTCATCACAATTGCTTCAATCGTTAAAAATGGCTGGTTATACATTGTTTAAGGCTTTCCGACAACCAATTATCTTAAG ACCAATGGCTTGGTTTTTCCTAGCGCAGGTAACGATGCCGAACCTCTCTACAGTTATGTTCTACTACCAGACAGAAGTCCTAAACTTAGAAGCATCGTTTCTGGGCACAGCACGTGTTATCGGATGGATAGGCCTAATGCTTGGAACTTTCGTTTACAATCGCtttttgaagaagatgaaattaCGAAGAATTCTTAT GTTGGCCCATGTTGCTCTGTCTTTGCTAACACTTCTAGATATAGTGTTGGTTTCTAGATTGAATGTTTCGTTAGGCATATCAGATCAGACAATGGTGCTATTTGGATCTGCTCTCTCAGATGCCATCAATCAATTCAA GTTCATGCCTTTCCTGATTCTATCAGGACATTTATGCCCACCTGGAATAGAAGGGACTTTATTTGCACTCTTCATGTCAATAAACAACCTGGGGGCTACTGTTGGGGCATTTTTTGGTGCAGGCTTGGCTTCCGTTTTGAACATCTCTTCAGGCTCTTTTGATAACCTCACTTCTGGGATTGCCATACAAGTCATCTGCACATTTTTGCCAGTTGGTTTCCTCTTTCTCATACCAAAGGACGCTACAGGAATTTCAGCATAG